The DNA segment CTAGGTTCATAGCATTTATACTTGAATGAGAGGTTGAGAAAATGAAATATAGTTAGTGTTGGAATAAGGAAGTGTGTTCATCAAAAATTTTTTTGATGCTCCCATTTCAGAAGAAGTTACGGCGAGTTGTCCGCAAGCCGCTTCGATGTCTTTGCCAGCGCTGCTTCGCACAAAAACAGTTACCCGTTGCTCGCGAAGTTCTTGGACGAACTGGTCGAACGATTGTCGTGTTGGTGGTTTGAGTGTTGCGCCGAATCCATTGACTCCGGTAAATGCAATCGAGTGAAACGGTATAATATTTATTTTGGAAGGAACACGGCGAACAAGTTCCGATAGTCGTATCACATCAGTTCTCGTATCGTTTTTTCCATCGAACACAATATATTCAAAAGTAATGCGTTGTTTTGTTTTTGCATAATAGTATTCTGCCGCAGATATAACGTCGTCAACGGAATATTTTTTTGTTATTGGCATAAGTTGTTTTCGAAACGAATTATCAAGCGTATGCAGCGATATTGCAAGTTTTGCTTTGCATTGTTCATCTGCTAATTTTCTGATGTTGTCGGCATAGCCAGCAGTGGATATGGTGATATGTTTCGCAGATATTTGCATTCCCGTTGAAAAAATTTCAATGGATTTCAAGACGTTTTCGTAATTCAATAATGGTTCTCCCATTCCCATAAAAACAACGTTTGTTAGTTTCTGTTCGGTGTGTTTTCGTTGCAACCATTGTTCTGCAAACAATACTTGACTGACAATTTCACTTGTTGTTAAATTTCGTGTTAACCCCATTGTCCCTGTTGCGCAAAATTTACAATCGAGCGGACATCCAACTTGCGTCGAAACGCATAATGTTAGTCGTGAACGATAGTCCAATTCTTCGTCACATTCAACTGATGGAGAAGGAATAAGCACCGATTCAATCAATGCATTATCGCGAAGCCGAAAAAGGAATTTTGTTGTTCCATCAATGCTCGAAATTCGAGAAGAGACAAGGTGCAATTGTTCTATCATTGCTACGGTATGAAGCAATGAACGAAATGCTTTTGACAACGAAGTCATTTCGTTGAACGAAGAAACT comes from the Ignavibacteria bacterium genome and includes:
- the rlmN gene encoding 23S rRNA (adenine(2503)-C(2))-methyltransferase RlmN — encoded protein: MPIFPLNAELTNITGLTQSELQVFVSMLGEKPYRASQLFHWLYRERVSSFNEMTSLSKAFRSLLHTVAMIEQLHLVSSRISSIDGTTKFLFRLRDNALIESVLIPSPSVECDEELDYRSRLTLCVSTQVGCPLDCKFCATGTMGLTRNLTTSEIVSQVLFAEQWLQRKHTEQKLTNVVFMGMGEPLLNYENVLKSIEIFSTGMQISAKHITISTAGYADNIRKLADEQCKAKLAISLHTLDNSFRKQLMPITKKYSVDDVISAAEYYYAKTKQRITFEYIVFDGKNDTRTDVIRLSELVRRVPSKINIIPFHSIAFTGVNGFGATLKPPTRQSFDQFVQELREQRVTVFVRSSAGKDIEAACGQLAVTSSEMGASKKFLMNTLPYSNTNYISFSQPLIQV